A genomic window from Cardiocondyla obscurior isolate alpha-2009 linkage group LG02, Cobs3.1, whole genome shotgun sequence includes:
- the LOC139111722 gene encoding transmembrane and ubiquitin-like domain-containing protein 1, producing the protein MSLIEGVGDEVTNFFIVMAVLFVGWFAWCSTSITNQPLIRTVLILRDRATSTRVSLPRAQSNASNLSVQDDNRLHNSVEEETALETASNTSESTEPSYPNAAAVDTTELSQEILRSDSMTTEEVLIETMDSLDDTNRSPLQSTVKENNSDSAVNEPTSNSSEESLTSDSGSDITIKLKFINDDQKIVTGGLKETLGDFKRKHFQMELEARKAVRLVFNGRVLQPDTQTLEQCGLFNDCVVHCWVHQPRPATVPSSTLDNSSIYFNSQSFTDLPNGSGISSIHNDWDLSRLLVSLLTIILGLAWYSRYHYAQLFTATTTLALYFLTAIFAVSLFSNFLPDQDNIRNVE; encoded by the exons ATGTCATTGATTGAAGGAGTAGGCGATGAAGTTACAAATTTCTTCATCGTCATGGCAGTACTGTTTGTGGGATGGTTTGCTTGGTGCTCCACAAGCATAACGAATCAGCCACTAATACGCACAGTACTTATACTGCGTGACCGAGCAACATCAACGCGTGTCTCGTTGCCGAGAGCTCAATCAAACGCAAGTAATCTTAGCGTTCAAGATGATAATCGGTTGCACAATTCAGTGGAAGAGGAAACAGCGCTGGAAACAGCTTCAAACACTAGCGAGAGTACGGAGCCGAGCTATCCAAATGCAGCTGCAGTGG ATACGACCGAACTATCTCAAGAAATTCTGAGATCGGATTCGATGACCACGGAGGAGGTGCTTATCGAAACTATGGATTCGTTAGACGACACAAATCGATCGCCTCTACAAAGCACTGTTAAGGAAAATAATTCCGACTCTGCAGTAAACGAGCCTACTAGTAACTCGTCAGAAGAATCGCTCACAAGCGATAGTGGCAGTGACATCactataaaattgaaattcatAAATGATGATCAAAAAATAGTTACAGGAGGTCTCAAAGAAACGCTGGGTGATTTtaaaag AAAGCACTTCCAAATGGAATTGGAAGCGCGTAAAGCAGTACGACTAGTGTTTAATGGTCGCGTGCTACAGCCCGACACTCAGACCCTCGAACAGTGCGGCTTGTTCAACGATTGTGTAGTTCACTGTTGGGTGCATCAACCGCGACCGGCCACTGTACCGTCGTCGACATTGGACAATTCGTCCATTTATTTCAATTCGCAATCCTTCACGGATCTGCCCAACGGCTCGGGGATAAGTTCCATACACAACGACTGGGACTTGAGCAGGCTCCTAGTAAGCCTTCTAACGATCATTTTGGGTCTCGCGTGGTACTCGCGGTATCATTATGCTCAACTCTTTACCGCGACGACCACTCTCGCGCTTTATTTTCTAACCGCGATCTTTGCTGTCTCGTTGTTCAGTAACTTCCTTCCCGATCAAGATAACATTCGGAATGTGGAATGa
- the Ilers gene encoding isoleucine--tRNA ligase, cytoplasmic, whose translation MAIESSFSRRLTLPETINFAKEEDETLKSWEARNSQGRKVFEECMHRSQERPRFSFYDGPPFATGLPHYGHILAGTIKDIVTRYAYQSGYHVERRFGWDCHGLPVENEIDKKLGIKGPEDVAAIGIAKYNEECRNIVMRYATEWQKIVGRMGRWIDFENDYKTMYPWYMESIWWIFKQLYVKGLVYQGIKVMPYSTACNTPLSNFEAGQNYKDVIDPSVIVAFPLLDEPGVSLLAWTTTPWTLPSNMALCVNPNFEYVVVKNEKSGAVYILLEAQLHTLKGAYAIIGKRNGVDLKGKAYEPLFPYFQHYKKNGAFRVLNDTYVTAETGTGIVHQAPYFGEDDFRCCLEAGIISKDQEIVCPVDSSGRFTEPVHDFLGKYVKDADKEIIKYLQSKKKLIISNTVKHSYPFCWRTDTPLIYKAVPSWFLKVEDIKDRLLVANSETYWVPDSIKEKRFGNWLRDARDWAISRNRYWGNPIPLWISEDKVETVCVGSIEELEKLTGQKNLCDIHRENIDKLTIPSARPGHPPLRRVPEVFDCWFESGSMPYAQLHYPFDVCNRNRFNEYFPADFIGEGIDQTRGWFYTLLVISTALFGKAPYKNLVAHGLVLASDGQKMSKRKKNYPDPMEVIDKYGADALRLYLINSPVVRAENLKFKEEGVRDVIKDVFLPWYNAFRFLIQNIEQYEETGVKFVFNEKVDFCSSNIMDKWIVSLTQSLLVFLKKEMNKYRLYTVVPYLIKYIDNLTNWYVRMNRRRIKGENGPEECKNALTTLFLAIYTMVQTYAPFTPFLTEFMFQRLSKWVLSEEFKNEKSKKNILSSSNTAMEGLQDSVHYKLMPQPRDYLINKDIEKAVSQMQSVIQLGRIVRDRKIIPTKYPLPEIVVIHRDQKALSDILSLKSYIFEELNVKTLTATIDKQKYGVTLRAEPDHKTLGARLKGEFKQIIQAIKELTDEQLQTFIATKEIVVQNHRLGEEDLRLMFSFTGPAAEKLSKQYEVHSEGSLLILVDITADEAMHNEGVAREVINRVQKLRKKARLIPSDEAVVYYEIKDTSSNLASVIVSHKEFIENATKTPLKEMAKLPLKVDTFLEEMHKIKNVDMKLALVWTLTTSNGTISSESEPELELSVRYVNVTLVNIQPRYGTSANSKILLYNSKLGPITYKRLKEEIDLVFGIYGCSYNLYLNSKKLTVTLDDTPVNDIMFNKQTLEVLRST comes from the coding sequence ATGGCCATCGAGAGTTCTTTTTCGAGGAGGTTAACCCTCCCGGAGActattaatttcgcgaaagaaGAAGATGAGACGTTGAAGTCATGGGAGGCACGCAATTCGCAAGGAAGGAAAGTGTTCGAGGAATGCATGCACCGATCGCAGGAGAGGCCAAGGTTCTCGTTCTATGACGGGCCGCCGTTTGCTACCGGCCTACCGCATTACGGTCACATTCTCGCGGGCACTATAAAAGATATCGTAACCAGATACGCGTATCAGAGCGGCTACCACGTGGAGCGTCGATTCGGCTGGGACTGTCACGGTCTCCCCGTCGAGAATGAAATAGACAAAAAGCTAGGCATCAAGGGGCCCGAGGACGTCGCCGCGATAGGTATCGCGAAATACAACGAGGAGTGCCGCAACATCGTGATGAGGTATGCGACGGAGTGGCAGAAGATTGTCGGCCGGATGGGACGGTGGATAGATTTCGAAAACGATTACAAGACTATGTACCCGTGGTACATGGAATCCATCTGGTGGATATTCAAACAGCTGTACGTCAAGGGTCTCGTTTATCAAGGTATCAAGGTGATGCCTTATTCCACCGCGTGCAACACTCCACTGTCGAACTTCGAAGCCGGTCAGAATTACAAGGACGTGATCGACCCGTCCGTCATCGTGGCCTTTCCTCTGCTGGACGAGCCCGGAGTGTCTCTGCTGGCCTGGACCACCACACCCTGGACGTTACCCAGTAACATGGCGCTTTGTGTCAATCCAAACTTCGAGTACGTGGTTGTAAAAAACGAGAAGAGTGGCGCGGTTTATATTTTACTGGAGGCCCAGTTGCACACTCTCAAGGGTGCTTACGCTATAATCGGCAAACGAAACGGCGTGGATCTGAAAGGAAAAGCTTACGAGCCGCTGTTTCCTTATTTtcaacattataaaaaaaacggtgCTTTCAGAGTTTTAAACGATACTTACGTTACAGCGGAGACGGGAACTGGTATCGTCCACCAAGCGCCGTACTTCGGAGAGGATGACTTTCGGTGTTGCTTGGAGGCTGGCATTATAAGCAAGGACCAGGAGATTGTTTGCCCTGTGGACAGTTCCGGTCGTTTCACAGAGCCAGTTCATGACTTCCTTGGCAAGTACGTTAAAGACGCGGACAAGGAGATAATTAAGTACCTACAGTCGAAGAAGAAACTGATTATCAGCAATACGGTAAAACACAGCTATCCGTTTTGCTGGCGAACGGATACGCCACTTATTTACAAAGCCGTGCCTTCGTGGTTTCTTAAGGTGGAGGACATTAAGGACAGACTTTTGGTGGCGAATAGCGAGACCTACTGGGTACCAGATTCTATCAAGGAAAAACGATTCGGCAACTGGTTGCGTGACGCGCGCGACTGGGCGATCAGCAGGAATCGTTACTGGGGCAATCCTATACCCCTGTGGATATCCGAGGATAAAGTGGAGACCGTGTGCGTAGGTAGCATCGAGGAGCTCGAGAAATTAACGGGCCAGAAAAATCTGTGCGATATTCATCGCGAGAACATTGATAAATTGACGATACCGTCAGCACGGCCGGGCCATCCACCGTTGCGTCGCGTGCCTGAGGTTTTCGACTGCTGGTTCGAGTCCGGTTCCATGCCTTACGCACAGCTGCACTATCCGTTTGACGTCTGTAATCGTAACAGGTTCAACGAGTACTTCCCGGCGGATTTTATCGGCGAGGGTATCGACCAAACGCGTGGCTGGTTCTACACGCTCCTTGTGATATCCACCGCGTTGTTCGGCAAGGCACCGTACAAAAATCTTGTGGCTCATGGCCTGGTGCTTGCTTCCGACGGGCAAAAGATGTCGAagcgtaagaaaaattatccCGATCCTATGGAGGTGATCGATAAGTACGGAGCGGACGCTCTGcgtctttatttaattaactcgccGGTTGTGAGGGCAGAGAATCTCAAATTTAAAGAGGAGGGCGTCCGGGACGTCATCAAGGATGTCTTCCTGCCATGGTACAACGCGTTTCGTTTTCTTATTCAGAACATTGAGCAGTACGAGGAGACGGGAGTAAAATTTGTATTCAACGAAAAGGTAGATTTCTGCTCCAGCAATATAATGGACAAATGGATTGTATCTCTTACGCAATCGCTATTGGTTTTCCTgaagaaagaaatgaataaGTACAGATTGTACACTGTCGTGCCGTACCTGATTAAATACATAGACAATCTTACAAATTGGTACGTAAGAATGAACAGGAGGCGTATCAAAGGCGAGAACGGGCCGGAGGAATGCAAGAATGCATTGACTACTCTGTTCCTGGCGATTTATACGATGGTGCAAACCTACGCGCCATTCACACCGTTTTTAACAGAATTTATGTTTCAACGATTATCTAAATGGGTTTTGTctgaagaatttaaaaatgaaaaatctaaaaagaatattttatcttcaTCTAATACTGCAATGGAAGGTTTACAAGACAGTGTGCATTACAAGCTGATGCCACAGCCGcgtgattatttaattaataaagacatAGAAAAAGCTGTTTCACAGATGCAGTCGGTCATTCAATTAGGTCGCATTGTACGAGACAGGAAGATCATACCTACGAAATATCCCTTGCCGGAAATTGTTGTGATTCATCGGGATCAAAAGGCGTTGAGTGATATCCTTTCGCTCAAGTCTTACATTTTCGAGGAACTGAACGTAAAGACGTTAACTGCCACCATCGACAAGCAGAAGTACGGCGTGACTTTGAGGGCAGAGCCAGATCATAAAACACTTGGCGCTCGTTTAAAGGGTGAGTTCAAACAGATAATCCAAGCGATTAAAGAGCTGACCGACGAACAGTTGCAGACGTTTATCGCTACGAAAGAGATAGTCGTGCAAAACCACAGGCTCGGGGAGGAGGATTTACGTCTGATGTTCAGCTTCACCGGTCCAGCCGCCGAAAAATTATCAAAGCAGTACGAAGTGCACAGTGAGGGAAGTCTTTTAATCCTTGTGGATATTACGGCCGACGAAGCGATGCACAACGAGGGAGTAGCGCGAGAGGTAATTAATCGAGTGCAGAAGCTGCGCAAGAAAGCACGACTGATACCTTCTGACGAAGCTGTCGTATATTACGAGATTAAAGACACGAGCAGCAACCTGGCGAGCGTGATTGTCAGTCACAAAGAATTTATTGAGAATGCGACCAAGACTCCACTGAAGGAAATGGCAAAATTGCCATTGAAAGTTGATACTTTTCTCGAAGAGATGCACAAGATAAAAAATGTGGATATGAAGCTCGCATTAGTCTGGACATTGACCACTTCAAATGGAACGATATCATCGGAATCTGAACCAGAATTAGAACTCTCGGTACGCTATGTCAATGTGACGCTCGTGAATATACAACCACGTTACGGCACGTCCGCGAACAGTAAGATTCTGCTGTATAATTCAAAGCTGGGACCTATCACGTATAAACGTCTGAAAGAGGAGATCGATTTAGTATTCGGTATTTACGGCTGCTCATATAATTTGTACCTCAATAGTAAAAAACTTACCGTAACGCTAGATGATACGCCAGTGAACGATATTATGTTTAACAAACAAACGTTGGAAGTATTGAGGTCCacatag